In the Topomyia yanbarensis strain Yona2022 chromosome 3, ASM3024719v1, whole genome shotgun sequence genome, one interval contains:
- the LOC131691638 gene encoding ras GTPase-activating protein raskol isoform X4: MNCATLTSAITPDNYQQQQQLQRTLERERRTSRGLTACLRGERDVEAESEFKSRTLPRFQLDSSFCGEGGKGNFIADTSSSLFAFEDTSYEKACRRGSAPSTPVLGQKSESTSRFTNFFSKRSFRSNPLKRTKSVTKLERSKRGQGGLRGSRSHESLLSNHAVMSTIDLSCIGAIGVVPVHASVLGRRHCFQVRGGPRGERYYSCGSRQERDLWIYSLRKSIAPNAENTRRMDNSLKMWVYEAKALPPKKKYFCEINLDKTLYGRTSVKLRSELLFWGEYFDFPDVPDLNVITVNVYREGEKKKKRDKHALVGSVKIPIHEVTSRTFSEDWYTIIAEKHDSISKNSSKEPMPTLRIKCRFQSIDILPISVYQEFLDYLKGNYKKVCEILEPVIGVKAKEDIGQALVLLMHAQGIAAAFLTDVVALDLLRVGDQRLTFRGNSLATKSMEAFLKLTGEQYLQDTLSSPISEIISSDRDCEVDPLKATSSLSRQQQALRNAVKIAWSSIVDSGKNFPVQLRDCFSTFRERLQMLDREDMADNLISASIFLRFLCPAILSPSLFNITNELPSARATRNLTLVAKTLQTLANFTRFQGKENFMEFLNDFLEQEAPRMKQFLHSISTRPENPMQESILDWAGYIDQGKQLSILHTLLAESIQKLPTSKQIELHPLPAILESITIAKDTNNFITTQQQCPQPQPHPNQENQSQSNAPIKPTSERGIIRGVLTPTSLEKNIFRYNDPTVRPLLNQNQSSNSLQHSHSTSSINSATNLHVVTTAVQHHNVSSTNNSNENKYQYPIGSMRTYGTSTHYYNNSNNIGSLKSEKEKSPILNCSIRASTLPRNNGVTVSNNNITNDVDDHTNGNNLIQIGFDSSNPFNRKSPTPLLKSSVHINGSRSRNLNGSQLSLLSDLGKNALSLGIPHSEMITSSTPTPATASNPSNMPMSLDDLEDLFNYADEQNVAEAQKGKEQLIGKGSNISIGQISNICSSGYQSITTQSQSSSPIELGQQQIEYVTNKVPPPRKTVSKQYGYINQRYTSAANNGNIVSLNCSNNNNNNNDHDGSYPPLTYKNPLYHHGTNANHGNAYNNNLIIGSNAAGGSSVLISGSNAYKSHLSTIGSGVNLHTSSSDERLSNHDNYRDLESLNAGNGNAFDGFGGLHGRRLGSSRMPRTNPLMQYKREEPLEMQPINSYNGGNSSRDHHHHSNNNNNNNSSSSAGNNRYQRRMSIDSGRTLSDSSTDTESGSKQHPTSGAYNSHLALVSGLGSHLESKRRHHRTSTSKSVEQCEREIQRLQASVDELRQKLEESELKEVTEDLEAISHHSDTKIRSIIGRLLAMEEELRREQYKMSLVLTHKQRVIEAQGQQIAALDAANNRLLTALSSLRNRYENQSNQSDTSSPQPNASASSC; encoded by the exons ACACATCCTACGAGAAAGCATGTCGAAGAGGATCGGCCCCAAGCACCCCGGTTCTAGGTCAAAAGTCAGAGTCCACCTCGCGGTTCACAAACTTCTTCTCGAAACG TTCCTTCCGATCGAACCCGCTGAAGCGAACAAAATCCGTCACCAAACTGGAGCGATCGAAGCGCGGTCAGGGTGGCCTACGGGGTTCTCGATCGCATGAAAGCCTCCTCTCAAATCATGCTGTGATGTCTACCATTGATCTGTCCTGTATCGGGGCAATCGGAGTGGTTCCGGTTCATGCTTCAGTCCTCGGTAGGCGGCACTGTTTTCAAGTGCGCGGTGGGCCCCGAGGCGAGCGGTACTACAGCTGCGGTTCCCGCCAGGAGCGAGATCTTTGGATCTacagtttgcgaaaatcgatcGCCCCGAATGCTGAAAACACCCGGCGGATGGACAACTCACTGAAGATGTGGGTTTATGAAGCCAAAGCACTGCCACCGAAGAAAAAGTACTTTTGCGAAATTAACCTGGATAAGACGCTGTACGGTCGAACGTCGGTAAAACTGCGCTCGGAGTTGCTCTTCTGGGGTGAATATTTCGATTTCCCCGACGTCCCCGATTTAAACGTGATAACTGTAAACGTGTACCGAGAAGGTGAGAAAAAGAAAAAGCGGGATAAGCATGCCCTTGTGGGGTCCGTCAAGATACCAATTCACGAGGTGACCTCGAGAACCTTCTCCGAGGATTGGTACACGATCATTGCGGAGAAACACGATAGTATCAGCAAAAACTCCTCCAAAGAACCTATGCCTACTCTAAGAATAAAATGTCGCTTCCAGAGCATAGACATTCTCCCGATCAGCGTCTACCAGGAGTTCCTTGACTATTTGAAGGGAAACTACAAAAAAGTTTGTGAAATTCTAGAACCGGTGATCGGCGTTAAAGCGAAAGAAGATATCGGACAAGCGTTGGTGTTGTTAATGCACGCACAGGGAATCGCTGCTGCATTTCTTACGGACGTTGTCGCATTAGACCTACTCCGAGTCGGCGATCAACGGCTAACCTTCCGCGGGAATTCACTTGCTACCAAGAGTATGGAGGCTTTTCTTAAGCTGACCGGGGAACAGTACCTGCAGGATACTCTTTCTTCCCCTATATCGGAAATTATTTCATCGGATCGTGATTGCGAAGTTGATCCTTTGAAGGCAACTAGTTCGCTATCTCGACAGCAGCAGGCACTCAGAAATGCGGTCAAAATTGCTTGGAGCAGCATTGTAGACAGTGGCAAAAACTTTCCTGTTCAGCTTAGGGATTGCTTCTCGACATTCCGCGAGCGACTTCAGATGCTCGACCGTGAAGACATGGCCGACAACCTGATTAGTGCCTCGATCTTTCTGCGTTTCCTTTGCCCAGCAATCCTCTCACCAAGTCTGTTCAACATCACCAACGAGCTTCCGTCTGCCAGAGCAACCCGTAATCTCACATTGGTTGCCAAGACTCTTCAAACACTAGCCAACTTCACCCGCTTCCAAGGCAAGGAAAACTTTATGGAATTCCTTAACGACTTCCTAGAGCAGGAAGCACCTCGAATGAAACAATTCCTACACAGTATTTCCACTCGACCCGAGAACCCAATGCAAGAAAGTATCCTTGACTGGGCCGGGTATATTGATCAAGGAAAGCAACTGTCCATCCTGCATACGCTTCTCGCCGAAAGTATCCAGAAGCTACCCACCTCGAAGCAGATCGAACTACATCCGCTACCAGCGATTCTGGAATCAATTACCATCGCCAAGGACACTAACAATTTCATCACCACTCAACAGCAGTGTCCTCAACCTCAGCCTCATCCGAACCAGGAAAACCAAAGCCAATCGAACGCACCGATCAAACCAACCTCCGAACGTGGAATCATTCGTGGCGTCTTGACTCCGACCTCGCTGGAAAAGAACATTTTCCGTTATAATGATCCAACAGTGCGACCACTGCTTAATCAGAACCAAAGTTCCAACTCTCTACAGCACTCACACTCTACTTCCAGTATTAATTCAGCCACCAATCTGCATGTGGTCACCACAGCTGTTCAACATCACAACGTTTCGAGTACAAACAATTCTAATGAGAACAAGTATCAGTACCCGATCGGTAGCATGCGCACTTACGGAACCAGTACTCATTACTACAACAATTCAAACAACATTGGCAGCTTGAAAAGTGAGAAAGAAAAGAGTCCCATTCTAAACTGTAGTATCCGTGCAAGTACACTTCCAAGAAACAACGGTGTGACGGTAAGCAACAACAACATCACCAACGATGTAGACGATCACACTAATGGGAACAACTTGATCCAGATCGGTTTCGACTCAAGCAATCCGTTCAATCGCAAGAGTCCTACGCCTTTGCTAAAGTCTTCGGTACACATAAATGGAAGCCGAAGTCGAAATCTGAACGGCTCGCAGCTCAGTTTGCTCTCGGATCTAGGAAAGAATGCTCTAAGTCTAGGAATTCCTCACAGCGAAATGATAACGAGTAGCACTCCTACGCCAGCGACCGCATCGAATCCTTCAAATATGCCGATGAGTTTAGATGATTTGGAAGACCTTTTCAACTACGCCGACGAACAGAACGTGGCGGAAGCTCAGAAAGGCAAAGAGCAACTGATCGGCAAGGGAAGCAATATTTCGATTGGCCAAATCTCCAATATCTGCAGTTCCGGATACCAAAGCATCACAACCCAATCACAAAGCTCCAGTCCGATAGAACTGGGACAGCAGCAAATTGAATACGTGACGAATAAGGTTCCACCACCACGGAAGACAGTTAGCAAACAATACGGATACATCAACCAGCGGTACACTTCAGCGGCCAACAATGGAAACATTGTCAGCTTGAACTGCtccaataacaataataataacaatgatCATGACGGTTCATATCCACCGCTGACCTACAAAAATCCTCTTTACCATCACGGTACGAATGCCAACCATGGAAACGCTTACAATAACAACCTGATCATAGGGAGCAATGCTGCTGGTGGAAGCAGTGTCCTTATCAGCGGAAGTAACGCATACAAAAGTCACCTGAGTACGATTGGAAGTGGTGTGAATTTGCACACCTCGAGTAGTGATGAACGGTTGAGCAACCATGATAACTACCGGGATCTGGAATCACTGAACGCTGGTAATGGAAATGCGTTCGATGGATTTGGGGGACTTCATGGTCGACGACTTGGTAGCAGTCGAATGCCACGAACGAATCCATTGATGCAG TACAAACGCGAAGAACCGCTGGAGATGCAGCCAATCAATAGTTATAATGGTGGAAACAGCAGTCGGGATCATCATCACCACAGcaataataacaacaacaataacagcAGCAGTAGCGCAGGAAACAATCGTTACCAGCGCCGAATGAGTATTGATTCCGGTCGAACGCTTTCTGATAGTTCAACTGATACGGAAAGTGGTTCCAAACAACACCCCACTTCGGGCGCTTATAACAGTCATTTAGCTCTCGTCAGTGGCCTTGGTAGCCATTTGGAGAGTAAACGACGCCATCATCGTACTAGTACCAGCAAATCTGTCGAACAGTGTGAGCGGGAAATACAAAGACTGCAGGCTTCAGTGGATGAGCTACGTCAGAAACTGGAAGAGTCTGAACTGAAGGAGGTCACAGAAGATCTGGAGGCGATTTCACATCACAGTGATACTAAAATACGAAGCATCATTGGGCG TCTCCTAGCAATGGAGGAGGAACTTCGGCGGGAGCAATACAAGATGTCGCTGGTTCTGACACACAAGCAGCGAGTGATCGAAGCCCAGGGTCAACAGATTGCCGCCTTGGACGCGGCCAACAATCGACTACTGACGGCTTTGTCCAGTCTTCGGAACCGGTACGAGAATCAGTCGAACCAAAGTGACACCAGCTCTCCACAACCCAACGCCAGTGCATCGTCCTGTTAA
- the LOC131691638 gene encoding ras GTPase-activating protein raskol isoform X5, whose translation MNCATLTSAITPDNYQQQQQLQRTLERERRTSRGLTACLRGERDVEAESEFKSRTLPRFQLDSSFCGEGDTSYEKACRRGSAPSTPVLGQKSESTSRFTNFFSKRSFRSNPLKRTKSVTKLERSKRGQGGLRGSRSHESLLSNHAVMSTIDLSCIGAIGVVPVHASVLGRRHCFQVRGGPRGERYYSCGSRQERDLWIYSLRKSIAPNAENTRRMDNSLKMWVYEAKALPPKKKYFCEINLDKTLYGRTSVKLRSELLFWGEYFDFPDVPDLNVITVNVYREGEKKKKRDKHALVGSVKIPIHEVTSRTFSEDWYTIIAEKHDSISKNSSKEPMPTLRIKCRFQSIDILPISVYQEFLDYLKGNYKKVCEILEPVIGVKAKEDIGQALVLLMHAQGIAAAFLTDVVALDLLRVGDQRLTFRGNSLATKSMEAFLKLTGEQYLQDTLSSPISEIISSDRDCEVDPLKATSSLSRQQQALRNAVKIAWSSIVDSGKNFPVQLRDCFSTFRERLQMLDREDMADNLISASIFLRFLCPAILSPSLFNITNELPSARATRNLTLVAKTLQTLANFTRFQGKENFMEFLNDFLEQEAPRMKQFLHSISTRPENPMQESILDWAGYIDQGKQLSILHTLLAESIQKLPTSKQIELHPLPAILESITIAKDTNNFITTQQQCPQPQPHPNQENQSQSNAPIKPTSERGIIRGVLTPTSLEKNIFRYNDPTVRPLLNQNQSSNSLQHSHSTSSINSATNLHVVTTAVQHHNVSSTNNSNENKYQYPIGSMRTYGTSTHYYNNSNNIGSLKSEKEKSPILNCSIRASTLPRNNGVTVSNNNITNDVDDHTNGNNLIQIGFDSSNPFNRKSPTPLLKSSVHINGSRSRNLNGSQLSLLSDLGKNALSLGIPHSEMITSSTPTPATASNPSNMPMSLDDLEDLFNYADEQNVAEAQKGKEQLIGKGSNISIGQISNICSSGYQSITTQSQSSSPIELGQQQIEYVTNKVPPPRKTVSKQYGYINQRYTSAANNGNIVSLNCSNNNNNNNDHDGSYPPLTYKNPLYHHGTNANHGNAYNNNLIIGSNAAGGSSVLISGSNAYKSHLSTIGSGVNLHTSSSDERLSNHDNYRDLESLNAGNGNAFDGFGGLHGRRLGSSRMPRTNPLMQYKREEPLEMQPINSYNGGNSSRDHHHHSNNNNNNNSSSSAGNNRYQRRMSIDSGRTLSDSSTDTESGSKQHPTSGAYNSHLALVSGLGSHLESKRRHHRTSTSKSVEQCEREIQRLQASVDELRQKLEESELKEVTEDLEAISHHSDTKIRSIIGRLLAMEEELRREQYKMSLVLTHKQRVIEAQGQQIAALDAANNRLLTALSSLRNRYENQSNQSDTSSPQPNASASSC comes from the exons ACACATCCTACGAGAAAGCATGTCGAAGAGGATCGGCCCCAAGCACCCCGGTTCTAGGTCAAAAGTCAGAGTCCACCTCGCGGTTCACAAACTTCTTCTCGAAACG TTCCTTCCGATCGAACCCGCTGAAGCGAACAAAATCCGTCACCAAACTGGAGCGATCGAAGCGCGGTCAGGGTGGCCTACGGGGTTCTCGATCGCATGAAAGCCTCCTCTCAAATCATGCTGTGATGTCTACCATTGATCTGTCCTGTATCGGGGCAATCGGAGTGGTTCCGGTTCATGCTTCAGTCCTCGGTAGGCGGCACTGTTTTCAAGTGCGCGGTGGGCCCCGAGGCGAGCGGTACTACAGCTGCGGTTCCCGCCAGGAGCGAGATCTTTGGATCTacagtttgcgaaaatcgatcGCCCCGAATGCTGAAAACACCCGGCGGATGGACAACTCACTGAAGATGTGGGTTTATGAAGCCAAAGCACTGCCACCGAAGAAAAAGTACTTTTGCGAAATTAACCTGGATAAGACGCTGTACGGTCGAACGTCGGTAAAACTGCGCTCGGAGTTGCTCTTCTGGGGTGAATATTTCGATTTCCCCGACGTCCCCGATTTAAACGTGATAACTGTAAACGTGTACCGAGAAGGTGAGAAAAAGAAAAAGCGGGATAAGCATGCCCTTGTGGGGTCCGTCAAGATACCAATTCACGAGGTGACCTCGAGAACCTTCTCCGAGGATTGGTACACGATCATTGCGGAGAAACACGATAGTATCAGCAAAAACTCCTCCAAAGAACCTATGCCTACTCTAAGAATAAAATGTCGCTTCCAGAGCATAGACATTCTCCCGATCAGCGTCTACCAGGAGTTCCTTGACTATTTGAAGGGAAACTACAAAAAAGTTTGTGAAATTCTAGAACCGGTGATCGGCGTTAAAGCGAAAGAAGATATCGGACAAGCGTTGGTGTTGTTAATGCACGCACAGGGAATCGCTGCTGCATTTCTTACGGACGTTGTCGCATTAGACCTACTCCGAGTCGGCGATCAACGGCTAACCTTCCGCGGGAATTCACTTGCTACCAAGAGTATGGAGGCTTTTCTTAAGCTGACCGGGGAACAGTACCTGCAGGATACTCTTTCTTCCCCTATATCGGAAATTATTTCATCGGATCGTGATTGCGAAGTTGATCCTTTGAAGGCAACTAGTTCGCTATCTCGACAGCAGCAGGCACTCAGAAATGCGGTCAAAATTGCTTGGAGCAGCATTGTAGACAGTGGCAAAAACTTTCCTGTTCAGCTTAGGGATTGCTTCTCGACATTCCGCGAGCGACTTCAGATGCTCGACCGTGAAGACATGGCCGACAACCTGATTAGTGCCTCGATCTTTCTGCGTTTCCTTTGCCCAGCAATCCTCTCACCAAGTCTGTTCAACATCACCAACGAGCTTCCGTCTGCCAGAGCAACCCGTAATCTCACATTGGTTGCCAAGACTCTTCAAACACTAGCCAACTTCACCCGCTTCCAAGGCAAGGAAAACTTTATGGAATTCCTTAACGACTTCCTAGAGCAGGAAGCACCTCGAATGAAACAATTCCTACACAGTATTTCCACTCGACCCGAGAACCCAATGCAAGAAAGTATCCTTGACTGGGCCGGGTATATTGATCAAGGAAAGCAACTGTCCATCCTGCATACGCTTCTCGCCGAAAGTATCCAGAAGCTACCCACCTCGAAGCAGATCGAACTACATCCGCTACCAGCGATTCTGGAATCAATTACCATCGCCAAGGACACTAACAATTTCATCACCACTCAACAGCAGTGTCCTCAACCTCAGCCTCATCCGAACCAGGAAAACCAAAGCCAATCGAACGCACCGATCAAACCAACCTCCGAACGTGGAATCATTCGTGGCGTCTTGACTCCGACCTCGCTGGAAAAGAACATTTTCCGTTATAATGATCCAACAGTGCGACCACTGCTTAATCAGAACCAAAGTTCCAACTCTCTACAGCACTCACACTCTACTTCCAGTATTAATTCAGCCACCAATCTGCATGTGGTCACCACAGCTGTTCAACATCACAACGTTTCGAGTACAAACAATTCTAATGAGAACAAGTATCAGTACCCGATCGGTAGCATGCGCACTTACGGAACCAGTACTCATTACTACAACAATTCAAACAACATTGGCAGCTTGAAAAGTGAGAAAGAAAAGAGTCCCATTCTAAACTGTAGTATCCGTGCAAGTACACTTCCAAGAAACAACGGTGTGACGGTAAGCAACAACAACATCACCAACGATGTAGACGATCACACTAATGGGAACAACTTGATCCAGATCGGTTTCGACTCAAGCAATCCGTTCAATCGCAAGAGTCCTACGCCTTTGCTAAAGTCTTCGGTACACATAAATGGAAGCCGAAGTCGAAATCTGAACGGCTCGCAGCTCAGTTTGCTCTCGGATCTAGGAAAGAATGCTCTAAGTCTAGGAATTCCTCACAGCGAAATGATAACGAGTAGCACTCCTACGCCAGCGACCGCATCGAATCCTTCAAATATGCCGATGAGTTTAGATGATTTGGAAGACCTTTTCAACTACGCCGACGAACAGAACGTGGCGGAAGCTCAGAAAGGCAAAGAGCAACTGATCGGCAAGGGAAGCAATATTTCGATTGGCCAAATCTCCAATATCTGCAGTTCCGGATACCAAAGCATCACAACCCAATCACAAAGCTCCAGTCCGATAGAACTGGGACAGCAGCAAATTGAATACGTGACGAATAAGGTTCCACCACCACGGAAGACAGTTAGCAAACAATACGGATACATCAACCAGCGGTACACTTCAGCGGCCAACAATGGAAACATTGTCAGCTTGAACTGCtccaataacaataataataacaatgatCATGACGGTTCATATCCACCGCTGACCTACAAAAATCCTCTTTACCATCACGGTACGAATGCCAACCATGGAAACGCTTACAATAACAACCTGATCATAGGGAGCAATGCTGCTGGTGGAAGCAGTGTCCTTATCAGCGGAAGTAACGCATACAAAAGTCACCTGAGTACGATTGGAAGTGGTGTGAATTTGCACACCTCGAGTAGTGATGAACGGTTGAGCAACCATGATAACTACCGGGATCTGGAATCACTGAACGCTGGTAATGGAAATGCGTTCGATGGATTTGGGGGACTTCATGGTCGACGACTTGGTAGCAGTCGAATGCCACGAACGAATCCATTGATGCAG TACAAACGCGAAGAACCGCTGGAGATGCAGCCAATCAATAGTTATAATGGTGGAAACAGCAGTCGGGATCATCATCACCACAGcaataataacaacaacaataacagcAGCAGTAGCGCAGGAAACAATCGTTACCAGCGCCGAATGAGTATTGATTCCGGTCGAACGCTTTCTGATAGTTCAACTGATACGGAAAGTGGTTCCAAACAACACCCCACTTCGGGCGCTTATAACAGTCATTTAGCTCTCGTCAGTGGCCTTGGTAGCCATTTGGAGAGTAAACGACGCCATCATCGTACTAGTACCAGCAAATCTGTCGAACAGTGTGAGCGGGAAATACAAAGACTGCAGGCTTCAGTGGATGAGCTACGTCAGAAACTGGAAGAGTCTGAACTGAAGGAGGTCACAGAAGATCTGGAGGCGATTTCACATCACAGTGATACTAAAATACGAAGCATCATTGGGCG TCTCCTAGCAATGGAGGAGGAACTTCGGCGGGAGCAATACAAGATGTCGCTGGTTCTGACACACAAGCAGCGAGTGATCGAAGCCCAGGGTCAACAGATTGCCGCCTTGGACGCGGCCAACAATCGACTACTGACGGCTTTGTCCAGTCTTCGGAACCGGTACGAGAATCAGTCGAACCAAAGTGACACCAGCTCTCCACAACCCAACGCCAGTGCATCGTCCTGTTAA